CGTCACACATATCACACAAACCAACGCCAATCGCAGCCATTTTGATTTCATAATACAAGGTACTCATTAGATGGACATTATTTTATGATAATTGTCATGTGAATCGTGAATGGTGAATGGCGAATAAGTGTGTCCTTAAAAGCCATCCTCTTTTCCACACTCACTACTGACTATTCACTACTCACTATTCACCATTGACAATTCACACCTCTACCCACCGATTTATCCTCCACAATTCCCTACTTCGATTTATATTCGAATCTATTCCAATCACTAACTATTGCTTACTATGAAAAAGATCTTACTCGGCTGTATTGCTTTAAGCATTGCAACCGGACTTATTGCACAGCGTCCAACAGGACCTACTACTGGTACTCCTGCAGCAACACCTGCAGCTAGTGCTGCTGATCCAAAATCTGCATCCTTTAATATTCCATTCAATCCGGATGCTACAGTCACTTCAGAACATGAAGCCACTATCAAAGGTGTTCGTATTCCTTATAAAGCAACCGTTGGAACCATGCCCGTTTGGGATAAAGATGGTAAAATTGAAGCAGGAGTATTCTTTACCTACTATGAAAGAACCGATATAAAAGATAAATCAACAAGACCCCTACTGATCTCATTCAATGGAGGGCCCGGTACTGCTGCATTGTGGATGCAGATCGGTTATACCGGACCACGCATCTTAAATATCGATGATGAAGGATATCCAATTCAGCCTTATGGCATGAAAGACAATCCGCATTCTGTTTTGGATGTATGTGATATCGTATATGTAGATCCGGTGAATACTGGTTTCTCTCGTCCGATCAGCAAAGACATTCCTACTACCAGATTCTTTGGTGTTCGTGCAGATGTGCAATACCTCGCTGAATGGATCAACACTTTTGTTACACGTATGAACAGATGGGCATCCCCTAAATACCTGATCGGGGAAAGCTATGGTACCACGCGAGTTTCCGGACTAGCACTCGAATTACAGAACGCACACTGGATGTTCCTCAATGGTGTCATCTTGGTTTCTCCTACCACATTGGGTATTGAAAGAAGTCCGAGAGAAGCTGCTGCTTTACGTTTACCTTATTATGCAGCAACTGCCTGGTACCACAAAAAATTACCTTCTGACCTGCAGAAAAAAGACCTGACAGATATGCTGCCCGAGGTAGAAGCATTTACGATGAATGAACTGATTCCTGCCATTAATAAAGGATGGTTATTGGGTGATGCAAAAAGAAAAGAGATCGCAGCAAAAATGTCGCGCTATTCAGGCATTGATGAAAAAGTGATCTTACAAAACAACCTAGATGTTTCCACCAACTTATTCTGGAAGGAACTGTTACGTGAAGAAGGTTTTACTGTCGGACGTCTTGACTCACGCTATAAAGGCATTGATAAAAAAGATGCAGGAGAATCTCCTGATTACAATTCAGAATTATTATCATGGGAGCATTCTTTTACTCCTGCTATTAATATGTACCTACGTGAAGAACTGAAATACAAAACAGACCAGCGCTATTATGTATTCGGACCGGTAAACCCTTGGGATCGCACCAACGATCGAACAGGTGATAACCTTCGTACCGCTATGGCCGAGAATCCTTTCTTACATGTACTTGTGCAATCTGGTTACTATGATGGCGCCTGCGATTACTTCAATGCACAATACAATCTTTGGCAAATGGATCCAAGCGGACGCTTGAAAGATCGCATGAGCTGGGAAGGTTACCGCAGCGGACATATGATGTATCTGCGTAAAGAAGATCTGGAAAAGAGTAATGATAACCTTAGGAAGTTCATTAAAAGAACCATCCCTAAGCCAGGACAACCTGCAAAATATTAATGATAAAATCAGTTTAGATCCATCATCAAGAAAGCCCGGAAATTTCCGGGCTTTCTTGCTAAAATGAGTGTGGCGAATAGTTGTAATTGATCCCTATCCATAAACTAGGGAACTATATGATACAATAATTAAAAGTACTTTTCTTGCTTCTGCACATCCAAACTGCATAAGCTTACGTAGATAAGGTGATAACATTATTTATTGTACAACCTTATTCAAATGAGAAAAATTAATTTATTCGCCTTAACTGTATTGTTAGCGACCACGGTGATTTCATGTAAAAAAGATGAAATGGCACCGGCTGCAACAGTAACAAAAGAAATCACTGTTTTATTATCAGCTGCTAATGAAAACCCTCAACCAGCTGGTAGAACTGAAACAGGCTCAGCTTCCATCAAACTCTATAGTGATCAGTCTATGACAGTAGATATTACGGTAAACGGACTTGCTTCCGGTGATAATATCACTGCAGGGCATTTTCACGTGGGTGATCCTGTAACCAATGGTGGTGTAGTTGTAGATTTAAACCCAACCATTATGGGTAATATGGTAAAAGCTAAATTGACCAATGTTCGCAGCTCTTTCATTGATACTTTGATGAACGGAACTGCTGATATCTACCTCAATGTTCACTCATCTCAAGTTCCTGCTGGAATCATCAGAGGTCAGGTATTCAATGCTGTAACTTTTGCTTCCAGTGTTGCATTATCAGGAATGAACGAAGTTCCTGCAGTTAATACCACTGCTACCGGCACTGCATTATTGCGCATCACTACTGATAATAAACTTTACAGCAAAGTCACAGTTACAAATGTTGAAGCAGGAGATGCATTGACAGCCGGACATATTCACACTGGTGCTGCTGGAACCAATGGAGGAGTACTGTTAGGACTATGTTCTAGTGCAGCAGACTTTGGTGTAACAAAAATATTTACGCCAACAGCCGCTATTTTAACCGCTATCAAGACTGATGCATTGTATGTGAATGTGCACTCTACGAACAGACCATCAGGTATTGTACGAGGACAAATTCGTTAATCAATAACGCATGAAATCAAAAGTCCATTGAAGACGAGTGTTCTTCAATGGACTTTTTGCATACAGATCATTTATTGAATTTGTTTTTCCATATACACAACACCAGAAAGCGGGTTTTCATTATATGCGTGAATGGTTTCAAAACCCAAACTGTTATACAAAGCAATGGCTGGCTGCAATCTTTCCAAAGTGTCTAATCGCATTTTTGAGTACCCTAGTTGACGAGATTCACTCAATAATAAGTCTACTAAAGAACGA
Above is a genomic segment from Sediminibacterium sp. KACHI17 containing:
- a CDS encoding CHRD domain-containing protein — protein: MRKINLFALTVLLATTVISCKKDEMAPAATVTKEITVLLSAANENPQPAGRTETGSASIKLYSDQSMTVDITVNGLASGDNITAGHFHVGDPVTNGGVVVDLNPTIMGNMVKAKLTNVRSSFIDTLMNGTADIYLNVHSSQVPAGIIRGQVFNAVTFASSVALSGMNEVPAVNTTATGTALLRITTDNKLYSKVTVTNVEAGDALTAGHIHTGAAGTNGGVLLGLCSSAADFGVTKIFTPTAAILTAIKTDALYVNVHSTNRPSGIVRGQIR
- a CDS encoding carboxypeptidase, whose amino-acid sequence is MKKILLGCIALSIATGLIAQRPTGPTTGTPAATPAASAADPKSASFNIPFNPDATVTSEHEATIKGVRIPYKATVGTMPVWDKDGKIEAGVFFTYYERTDIKDKSTRPLLISFNGGPGTAALWMQIGYTGPRILNIDDEGYPIQPYGMKDNPHSVLDVCDIVYVDPVNTGFSRPISKDIPTTRFFGVRADVQYLAEWINTFVTRMNRWASPKYLIGESYGTTRVSGLALELQNAHWMFLNGVILVSPTTLGIERSPREAAALRLPYYAATAWYHKKLPSDLQKKDLTDMLPEVEAFTMNELIPAINKGWLLGDAKRKEIAAKMSRYSGIDEKVILQNNLDVSTNLFWKELLREEGFTVGRLDSRYKGIDKKDAGESPDYNSELLSWEHSFTPAINMYLREELKYKTDQRYYVFGPVNPWDRTNDRTGDNLRTAMAENPFLHVLVQSGYYDGACDYFNAQYNLWQMDPSGRLKDRMSWEGYRSGHMMYLRKEDLEKSNDNLRKFIKRTIPKPGQPAKY